One window of the Salvia splendens isolate huo1 chromosome 1, SspV2, whole genome shotgun sequence genome contains the following:
- the LOC121804800 gene encoding CRIB domain-containing protein RIC6-like, with the protein MTTASRPKMKGILNFKGFKYISQIFEEEEKEDDIQIGLPTDVKHVAHIGWDGPAVDTPSWMNQFSESPGLHSAPLGHPTGGEKGEPEIKCVSEDPSTKRSNRSVDLPDVPRSSRRSQSAEGNNELSPKKQKDPNKVKQRRNHSRDTSEGGSVKSNREPSDPGVPDPAKKSRRKKSRESNGTGGSARSRANIDPGPDGESSVKNSELDNHQNN; encoded by the exons ATGACAACTGCGTCCAGGCCTAAGATGAAGGGTATTTTAAATTTCAAGGGCTTCAAGTACATTTCCCAGATTTTTG aagaggaagaaaaagaagacgACATACAAATTGGTTTGCCCACAGATGTAAAGCATGTAGCTCATATTGGATGGGATGGACCTGCTGTTGATACCCCAAGCTGg aTGAATCAATTCAGTGAATCTCCAGGCCTGCATTCTGCACCTTTAGGTCACCCAACTGGTGGAGAAAAGGGGGAGCCTGAAATTAAATGTGTCTCTGAAG ATCCAAGCACTAAGAGAAGTAATAGAAGTGTTGATCTCCCTGACGTGCCGAGATCATCAAGGCGCAGTCAATCAGCAGAAGGCAACAACGAGTTGTCCCCGAAGAAGCAGAAAGATCCCAACAAGGTAAAGCAGAGGAGAAACCACTCAAGGGACACATCAGAAGGAGGCAGTGTTAAGTCGAACCGGGAGCCATCCGACCCGGGGGTCCCGGATCCAGCCAAGAAATCACGCAGAAAAAAGTCGAGGGAGTCCAACGGGACAGGCGGATCCGCACGGTCGAGGGCTAACATCGATCCCGGCCCCGATGGTGAATCATCCGTCAAGAATTCCGAATTGGATAACCACCAAAACAACTAA
- the LOC121800699 gene encoding piriformospora indica-insensitive protein 2-like has protein sequence MAQWRLSLTIFTILAAAAAQSPLNPAEQEAVYRILDSVSPGTPWRSLFPDDLCSSAPHGVSCDYFSSAATPHVTELSFGYVSDFSPNPACNPNSTLNPSLLSPLPRLRKLMFYKCFVQTQTPFPNLSSLSHASSLEELIFIENPALIGTLHGRIGNLKRLRRLILTGTGVSGGITEWIGKFAVLEQLTLSRNGFSGEIPINAFRNMTKLKILDLSNNAFEGSLPESIGFATWLLKVDLSHNKFSGKIPENLTCLKNVQFLDLSYNNFGNFGFPLSLAEMPNLKEVYLSGNSLGGEIPDIWENMRGIMGIGLSSMGLVGSIPKSMGVHLRNACYIGLDNNMLQGVVPHELGDLELVSELNLENNNLSGRIPFSADFLSKLGGKLKLEGNLDLCIDETLKSAKLSLDLGHIKVCRKPYVSRNALFHDSFSPSSTFPFLALVLGVLALIMVSM, from the coding sequence ATGGCGCAGTGGCGTCTCTCCCTCACCATCTTCACCAttctcgccgccgccgccgcacagTCGCCGCTCAACCCGGCGGAGCAGGAGGCGGTCTACCGGATCCTCGACTCCGTCAGCCCCGGGACCCCGTGGCGCTCTCTCTTCCCCGACGACCTCTGCTCCTCCGCCCCCCACGGCGTCTCCTGCGACTACTTCTCCTCCGCCGCCACCCCTCACGTCACCGAGCTCAGCTTCGGCTACGTCTCCGACTTCTCTCCCAACCCCGCCTGCAACCCTAACTCAACCCTAAACCCTTCCCTCCTCTCGCCGCTCCCCCGCCTCAGGAAGCTCATGTTCTACAAATGCTTCGTGCAGACGCAGACTCCATTCCCCAATTTATCATCCCTCAGCCACGCATCCTCGTTAGAGGAGCTGATCTTCATCGAGAATCCCGCCCTAATTGGTACCCTCCACGGCAGGATCGGAAACCTAAAACGACTCCGGCGGCTAATTCTCACCGGAACCGGCGTCTCCGGCGGGATCACCGAATGGATCGGGAAATTCGCCGTTCTCGAGCAGCTTACCCTCTCGAGAAACGGATTCTCCGGCGAGATTCCGATTAACGCCTTCCGTAACATGACGAAGCTCAAAATTCTCGATCTGAGCAACAATGCGTTTGAAGGATCTCTGCCGGAATCGATCGGATTCGCAACTTGGTTGCTCAAGGTTGATTTGAGCCACAACAAATTCTCTGGCAAAATTCCTGAGAATCTCACGTGCTTGAAGAACGTCCAGTTTCTCGATCTGAGCTACAACAATTTTGGTAACTTTGGCTTTCCTTTGTCTTTAGCAGAGATGCCAAATTTGAAAGAAGTGTATCTGAGCGGCAATTCCCTCGGAGGGGAGATTCCTGACATATGGGAAAACATGAGGGGTATAATGGGGATAGGCCTTTCCAGCATGGGGCTTGTTGGCAGCATCCCCAAATCAATGGGGGTACACCTCAGGAATGCATGCTACATAGGGCTAGACAACAACATGCTTCAAGGGGTTGTACCTCATGAGCTTGGTGATTTGGAGCTTGTGAGTGAGTTGAATTTGGAGAACAACAATCTGAGTGGGAGGATCCCATTTTCTGCAGACTTCTTGTCGAAATTAGGGGGGAAGCTGAAGCTGGAGGGCAATTTGGACCTTTGCATTGATGAGACTCTCAAGTCTGCGAAGCTCAGTCTTGATCTTGGCCATATCAAGGTGTGTAGGAAGCCTTATGTTTCCAGAAATGCCCTTTTCCATGACAGCTTTTCTCCTAGTTCtacttttccttttttggcTTTGGTTTTGGGGGTTTTAGCATTAATTATGGTTTCAATGTAA